One window from the genome of Elusimicrobiota bacterium encodes:
- a CDS encoding ATPase, T2SS/T4P/T4SS family, whose protein sequence is MGKVIAVMGSKGGVGQTLVAINVAIALKSQTKKRVALVDFNFAMAGEIALLLAVPQTKSLLDLLPVIDKLSAQMLKGYVVEHSSGIDFLAAVAESTDATKILPRYAEKTINFFATVYDYVIVNIGRSFTELQIAILDNVDIVVLVTTPELAALYHTKKVWQQFLINHYPTQMLKIVLNKADIAGGLSVDQITEYLKQRPTWLIPFDPDTAVLSINRGVPAVTASSRSGFSKGVFSIVSTIVEETNSAEQGAGLFVGLKIAMEQARKEHRLTRKEKEIEITKTTTSALLPPSEEVKMRVYNKLVEEMKERRIELAPSGDKQKQIETRQIVQEAIERILNTEGEKLTARVDRVRLVMEVLDQALGLGPLEDFLRDPTITEVMVNGRDRIYVERAGKIFLTTKKFTTDQQLMNVIERIVTPLGRRIDESSPLVDARLKDGSRVNATIPPLSLVGPCLTIRKFSKERLTFKDLLNFGSLTPEMIEFLRICVQLRKNIIISGGTGSGKTTLLNIFSSFIPSTERIVTIEDAAELQLPQEHWVRLESRPPNIEGAGEITIRRLVINALRMRPDRIVVGECRGGEALDMLQAMNTGHDGSLTTIHANSPRDCLSRLETLVLMAGMDLPTSAIRSQVASAINVIVQIARFADGTRKITHITEITGTERDTITLADIFVYKQTEIDTTGRVLGEFNTTGVIPSFISEVKSHGLTFDMGIFR, encoded by the coding sequence ATGGGCAAAGTAATTGCTGTGATGGGTTCTAAAGGCGGTGTTGGACAGACACTGGTTGCGATAAATGTTGCGATTGCGTTAAAATCACAGACAAAAAAACGGGTTGCACTGGTTGATTTTAATTTTGCAATGGCAGGCGAGATTGCACTACTGTTGGCTGTTCCACAGACGAAATCACTGCTGGATTTGTTGCCTGTTATTGATAAACTATCTGCCCAGATGCTGAAGGGCTATGTGGTAGAACATTCTTCCGGGATTGATTTCCTGGCTGCGGTTGCTGAATCAACCGATGCTACAAAAATACTGCCGCGTTATGCTGAAAAAACAATCAATTTTTTTGCGACCGTCTATGACTATGTAATAGTTAATATAGGCCGTAGTTTTACAGAGTTACAAATCGCAATTTTAGACAATGTTGATATAGTTGTTCTGGTTACTACACCTGAACTTGCAGCACTCTATCATACCAAAAAAGTCTGGCAACAGTTTTTGATAAATCACTATCCAACACAGATGTTAAAAATTGTATTAAACAAAGCAGATATCGCTGGTGGGTTAAGTGTTGACCAAATCACCGAGTATCTCAAACAGCGCCCGACATGGCTTATCCCGTTTGACCCGGATACCGCAGTGCTTTCTATAAACCGAGGGGTTCCTGCTGTGACAGCATCAAGCCGGTCTGGTTTTTCTAAAGGTGTATTTTCAATAGTCAGTACTATTGTTGAAGAAACCAATTCTGCCGAACAAGGTGCTGGGTTATTTGTCGGGTTAAAAATTGCGATGGAACAGGCGCGAAAAGAACACCGACTGACCCGCAAAGAAAAAGAAATAGAAATTACAAAAACTACCACTTCTGCACTTCTGCCACCATCAGAAGAAGTCAAAATGCGGGTTTATAACAAACTTGTTGAAGAAATGAAAGAACGAAGGATTGAACTCGCACCGAGCGGTGATAAACAGAAACAGATAGAAACCAGACAGATTGTTCAGGAAGCAATAGAACGAATCCTCAATACAGAAGGCGAAAAACTTACCGCACGAGTTGACAGGGTTCGGCTTGTGATGGAGGTTTTAGACCAGGCGTTAGGTTTAGGTCCACTTGAAGATTTTTTGAGAGACCCGACAATCACAGAAGTAATGGTCAACGGTCGGGATAGAATCTATGTAGAACGTGCAGGCAAGATATTTTTGACCACTAAAAAATTTACAACAGACCAGCAACTGATGAATGTGATAGAACGAATTGTTACACCATTAGGCAGACGAATTGATGAATCCTCACCACTTGTAGATGCACGGCTGAAAGACGGCTCCCGTGTGAATGCCACTATTCCGCCATTATCACTTGTAGGACCCTGCCTTACAATTCGCAAGTTTTCTAAAGAACGGCTCACATTCAAAGATTTATTAAATTTTGGTTCACTTACGCCGGAAATGATTGAGTTTTTGAGAATCTGTGTTCAGTTAAGAAAAAATATAATTATATCCGGCGGTACCGGTAGTGGCAAAACAACACTGCTGAATATTTTTTCCAGTTTTATTCCATCAACAGAACGGATTGTAACAATTGAAGATGCGGCTGAATTACAACTTCCACAGGAACACTGGGTTCGGCTTGAATCCAGACCGCCTAATATTGAAGGTGCAGGCGAGATAACTATCAGACGGCTTGTGATAAATGCGCTCCGTATGCGACCTGATAGAATCGTTGTTGGTGAATGCCGTGGTGGCGAGGCGTTAGATATGCTTCAGGCAATGAATACCGGGCACGATGGCTCGTTAACGACTATCCACGCGAACTCCCCACGGGACTGTCTGTCACGGTTAGAAACACTTGTATTAATGGCGGGAATGGATTTACCAACCTCAGCAATCAGAAGCCAGGTTGCATCTGCAATCAATGTAATTGTTCAGATAGCAAGATTTGCCGACGGAACACGAAAAATTACACATATCACTGAAATAACAGGAACCGAACGGGATACAATTACGCTTGCTGATATTTTTGTGTATAAACAAACAGAAATTGATACTACAGGTCGTGTGCTTGGCGAGTTCAACACAACAGGTGTTATCCCATCATTCATCAGTGAAGTAAAATCACACGGGCTTACATTTGATATGGGGATATTCAGATAA